CGGCTGACGCTGCCCGCCAAGTTTCGCGACGCACTGGCAGGAGGGTTGATGGTCACCAAGGGCCAAGATCACAGCCTCGCCGTGTATCCGCGGGCGGAGTTCGAGCAGTTGGCCCGCCGCGCGGCCAGCGCCTCGCGCAGCAACCCCGAGGCCCGGGCGTTCCTGCGTAACCTGGCGGCCGCCACCGACGAGCAGTACCCGGACGCGCAGGGGCGGATCACCCTGTCGGCCGATCACCGTCGCTACGCGGCTCTGTCCAAGGACTGCGTGGTCATCGGCGCGGTCGACTACCTCGAGATCTGGGATTCCCAGGCCTGGCAGGAATACCAGCAAACCCACGAAGAGAACTTCTCCGCAGCCAGCGATGAAGCCCTCCGCGACATTATTTGATGAGCCTGTACCGGCTGTGGCCCGTGCATCGTGGCCTCTGCCCGAACCGGCCCTGGCGTACTTCCCCAACGCCAGGTCCGTATCGGACAGGGACCTCGATGCAGGGGCGGCCATCCATCTGAGGGGCGGTGTCGACGTGGCTGATCAACAGGGCCCGTTCGGTCACGTACCCGTGCTGCTGGACCGGTGCATCGAACTGCTCGCCCCCGCGCTGACCCGCACCGCCGCCGACGGCGCCGGCGCGGTGGTGGTGGACGCGACCCTGGGCGCGGGTGGGCATTCCGAAGGGCTGCTGCGCAGGTACCCCGGCGTGCGGGTGATCGGCCTGGACCGCGATCCCAGCGCCTTGGCGCTGGCCGGTGGGCGGTTGGCCGGCTTCGGCGACCGGTTCACCGCGGTGCGTACCCGGTACGACGGCATCGCCGACGCCTTGGCGCAATCCGGGCTCGCCGCAACGCGTTCCGTCGACGGCGTGCTCTTCGATCTGGGCGTCTCGTCGATGCAACTCGACCGCACCGAGCGCGGGTTCTCGTATTCCGCCGACGCGCCACTGGACATGCGGATGGACCCGGACCTGCCCGTGACCGCCGCGGACATCCTCAA
This DNA window, taken from Mycolicibacterium sp. MU0050, encodes the following:
- the rsmH gene encoding 16S rRNA (cytosine(1402)-N(4))-methyltransferase RsmH; protein product: MKPSATLFDEPVPAVARASWPLPEPALAYFPNARSVSDRDLDAGAAIHLRGGVDVADQQGPFGHVPVLLDRCIELLAPALTRTAADGAGAVVVDATLGAGGHSEGLLRRYPGVRVIGLDRDPSALALAGGRLAGFGDRFTAVRTRYDGIADALAQSGLAATRSVDGVLFDLGVSSMQLDRTERGFSYSADAPLDMRMDPDLPVTAADILNTYDKAALVAILRDFGEERHAGRIATAVLRRRASSPFTSTAELVELLYEAIPAPARRTGGHPAKRTFQALRVAVNAELDSLRAALPAALAAVRVGGRVVVMSYQSLEDRIVKNVFAGATASRTPPGLPVELPGHEPEFSFLTRGAERADTEEIERNPRSAAVRLRAVERATERGQE
- the mraZ gene encoding division/cell wall cluster transcriptional repressor MraZ, which encodes MFLGTYTPKLDDKGRLTLPAKFRDALAGGLMVTKGQDHSLAVYPRAEFEQLARRAASASRSNPEARAFLRNLAAATDEQYPDAQGRITLSADHRRYAALSKDCVVIGAVDYLEIWDSQAWQEYQQTHEENFSAASDEALRDII